The Peribacillus simplex genome contains a region encoding:
- a CDS encoding processed acidic surface protein gives MKKYFSFFLAFIVLFSLGLSGTKGFAATKINQDELNAYLSEVRMTQEELEEYLSYYDLSLNELKSVEELRDTLGPAVTPETIQNLLKQYEMTEAELTELLIEYGELEEGDSIIDTFHFIYDIEDIIDLEMDYDEEEMEYDDEEIIDLMDGLFTEIGLTDEELDRFMNHLLPIVEDPSFEARLMAISDRMDQLEDFETIDELSAEQVAELLSIYKDLQSLLQIQFKFALIQDGVTTNLSLEALFQLKELTNASLLVSIYDLNGNFLLDFTLTGEMIGSDLVKETGNDIKQSTEVISKVVEVKKEKKKPTKPDHKTEKGGVLPKTAGNYLFGALIGLALMVIAFGLIRKARLTN, from the coding sequence ATGAAGAAATATTTTTCGTTTTTTTTGGCATTTATCGTTCTTTTTTCACTGGGTTTAAGCGGAACGAAGGGTTTTGCGGCAACTAAGATCAACCAGGATGAGCTTAATGCATACCTTTCTGAAGTTAGAATGACGCAAGAAGAATTGGAAGAGTATTTATCCTATTACGACTTATCATTGAATGAACTGAAATCGGTAGAAGAGTTGCGTGATACATTGGGACCGGCCGTCACACCTGAGACCATCCAGAATCTACTTAAACAATATGAAATGACAGAAGCTGAACTTACGGAATTATTAATAGAATACGGCGAACTGGAAGAGGGGGATTCGATCATCGATACCTTCCATTTCATTTACGATATTGAGGATATCATCGATTTAGAAATGGATTATGATGAGGAAGAGATGGAATATGATGACGAAGAGATCATCGATTTAATGGATGGTCTCTTTACTGAGATCGGCCTTACTGACGAAGAGCTCGATAGATTCATGAACCACCTTTTGCCTATCGTCGAAGACCCTTCTTTTGAAGCTCGTTTAATGGCGATCTCCGATAGGATGGATCAACTCGAGGATTTTGAAACAATTGATGAATTATCTGCAGAACAAGTGGCAGAATTGCTTTCTATATATAAGGATCTTCAAAGCTTGCTGCAAATTCAATTCAAATTCGCCTTAATTCAGGATGGTGTCACGACAAACCTATCCCTTGAGGCTTTATTCCAACTTAAGGAATTGACGAATGCCAGTTTACTAGTTTCCATTTATGATTTAAACGGCAATTTTTTGCTCGATTTTACATTGACAGGTGAAATGATCGGTTCCGATTTAGTGAAGGAAACCGGTAATGACATTAAACAATCCACTGAGGTCATTTCTAAAGTGGTTGAGGTAAAAAAGGAAAAGAAAAAACCCACAAAACCTGATCATAAAACGGAAAAAGGCGGAGTGCTTCCTAAAACGGCTGGTAATTACTTATTCGGCGCTTTAATCGGTTTAGCGTTAATGGTTATCGCTTTCGGATTAATCAGAAAAGCGAGACTCACTAATTAA
- a CDS encoding class D sortase: MSKNRQSRHKKKTLLITAVCILTLGFYFTTTNAYTLLKGYALYKWNKSDTTEATAKLPEPKPKADIPDGLELYEERPETGDLMGELYIPKIEATLPIYHGTDEDELEKGVGHYAGSVLPGEKDNSVLSGHRDTIFRDLGDVGEGDLLIAKTEAGTFTYKVRKVRIVDADDRTVIVPKPKATLTVTTCYPFSYIGSAPERYVLVADLLKSELGK, encoded by the coding sequence ATGAGCAAAAATAGGCAATCCAGGCATAAGAAAAAAACGTTACTTATCACTGCTGTCTGCATTTTAACCTTAGGTTTTTATTTTACAACGACAAATGCCTATACGCTGTTAAAAGGCTATGCCCTATATAAATGGAATAAATCTGACACAACGGAAGCGACGGCTAAGCTACCCGAACCGAAGCCTAAAGCTGATATTCCCGATGGGCTTGAACTATATGAAGAACGACCGGAGACAGGTGATTTGATGGGTGAGCTTTATATTCCGAAAATCGAGGCAACACTCCCAATTTATCACGGAACGGACGAAGATGAACTCGAAAAGGGCGTCGGCCATTATGCGGGGTCCGTCCTCCCCGGTGAAAAGGATAATTCCGTTTTATCCGGTCACCGAGATACAATTTTCAGAGATCTAGGTGATGTCGGCGAGGGTGACTTGCTGATTGCCAAGACAGAAGCCGGTACGTTTACATATAAAGTGAGGAAGGTTCGTATCGTCGATGCAGATGACCGTACCGTGATCGTTCCCAAGCCTAAAGCCACACTTACAGTAACAACCTGCTATCCTTTTTCATATATTGGCAGTGCACCGGAACGATACGTATTGGTTGCCGATTTATTGAAATCGGAGCTAGGTAAATGA
- a CDS encoding acyltransferase produces the protein MRRTSRHPVEGANSLWHVYKTVPFWKVVKNFVVIQLARYTPFLGMKNWLYRTFLHMKVGKHTSFALMVMPDVMFPEKISVGMNTVIGYNTTILAHEYLIHEYRLGDVVIGDEVLIGANSTILPGLSIGNGAIVSAGTLVHKDVPEGAFVGGNPMKIIYTKEEMLEREQQTSL, from the coding sequence ATGAGACGCACGTCCCGCCATCCAGTTGAAGGGGCAAATTCACTATGGCATGTATATAAGACCGTTCCATTCTGGAAAGTCGTAAAGAATTTTGTTGTGATACAGCTAGCGCGTTATACGCCTTTTCTGGGCATGAAGAATTGGCTATACAGGACTTTTTTACATATGAAAGTAGGAAAGCATACTTCGTTTGCCTTGATGGTCATGCCGGATGTGATGTTTCCGGAAAAAATATCGGTTGGAATGAATACTGTCATTGGCTATAATACGACGATTCTTGCTCATGAATATTTGATTCATGAATATCGTTTAGGAGATGTAGTCATTGGTGATGAAGTATTGATTGGAGCCAATTCGACCATTCTTCCAGGACTTTCAATTGGTAATGGGGCGATTGTCTCTGCGGGGACGCTTGTCCATAAGGATGTTCCGGAGGGAGCTTTCGTCGGGGGAAATCCAATGAAAATCATATATACCAAAGAGGAAATGCTTGAGAGAGAGCAGCAAACTTCCCTATGA
- the ppaX gene encoding pyrophosphatase PpaX has protein sequence MNSNITTLLFDLDGTLINTNELIIASFTETLNHFCPGKFKREDIIPFIGPTLVDTFSSIDPKRVDDMIAYYREHNWRNHDLLVTQFDGVFETVQTLKQSGYKLAVVTTKKRDVVEKGLCLSKLDQFFEVVVTLDEVEKAKPDPEPLVKALNQLGSVPEEAIMIGDSYHDIMGGKNTGTKTAGVSWSIKGREFLESFHPDYMLEQMADLLNIVEVEKLTEARK, from the coding sequence ATGAACAGTAACATAACTACATTATTATTTGATCTTGATGGGACGTTGATCAATACAAATGAATTGATCATTGCCTCTTTTACTGAAACTTTAAACCACTTTTGTCCTGGAAAGTTCAAACGGGAAGATATCATTCCATTTATCGGACCGACTTTGGTCGATACTTTCTCCTCCATTGATCCAAAACGTGTGGATGATATGATCGCTTACTATCGGGAGCATAATTGGAGGAATCATGATTTGCTTGTCACACAATTTGACGGGGTGTTCGAAACCGTTCAAACGTTGAAGCAGAGCGGTTATAAATTGGCAGTCGTTACGACAAAGAAGCGTGATGTCGTTGAAAAGGGCCTGTGTTTAAGCAAACTGGATCAATTCTTTGAAGTGGTGGTCACACTGGATGAAGTGGAAAAGGCGAAGCCGGACCCAGAGCCTTTGGTAAAAGCTTTAAATCAACTCGGTTCGGTTCCTGAAGAAGCGATCATGATTGGCGACAGTTATCATGATATCATGGGCGGTAAAAATACAGGCACAAAAACGGCAGGGGTCTCATGGTCCATTAAAGGCCGTGAATTCTTGGAAAGTTTTCACCCTGATTATATGCTTGAGCAGATGGCGGATTTATTGAATATCGTTGAGGTTGAAAAACTCACGGAGGCTAGAAAATGA
- a CDS encoding nucleoside recognition domain-containing protein, translating to MIVDSIKKGLLSGLNTTWSLGKVIFPVTLIVTVLQYTPVLPFIINLIAPLMNLIGLPGDAAIPLVLGNFLNLYAAIAGILTLDLTVKEVFIIAMMLSFSHNLLIESGVAMKTGVKLWIILTVRIGLALLSAIVINLVWQGGSEMAQGAAIGEAAEINGAGAILLHGVIQALSGIGQLAVIVIPLMVAVQIMKDLKWLEAFSKALAPFMKVLGMKPNASMPFVTGLTLGLAYGAGVMIQAAKEDNVSKKDMTIAFIFLVACHAVVEDTLIFIPLGIPVLPLLLIRLLTAIVLTMAVAYIWNRTDRVQRKEAVYEQ from the coding sequence GTGATAGTAGATTCGATTAAAAAGGGACTTCTTTCAGGCTTGAATACAACTTGGTCTTTGGGGAAAGTGATATTTCCAGTCACTTTGATCGTCACTGTGCTTCAATATACGCCTGTATTGCCATTCATCATTAACTTGATAGCGCCTTTGATGAATCTCATCGGCCTTCCAGGGGATGCGGCAATTCCGCTTGTGTTAGGGAATTTCCTGAATTTATACGCGGCGATCGCTGGCATATTAACACTTGATTTGACTGTGAAAGAAGTTTTTATTATCGCTATGATGCTATCTTTTTCACATAATTTATTGATCGAGTCAGGTGTGGCAATGAAAACCGGTGTCAAGCTGTGGATCATCCTAACGGTACGGATCGGACTTGCACTTTTATCAGCTATCGTCATCAATCTTGTTTGGCAGGGCGGATCTGAAATGGCCCAAGGAGCGGCTATCGGGGAGGCTGCAGAGATTAACGGAGCGGGTGCAATCCTTTTACATGGGGTCATCCAGGCACTTTCCGGAATCGGTCAGCTGGCGGTCATCGTTATTCCGCTCATGGTGGCGGTTCAAATCATGAAAGATTTAAAATGGCTGGAAGCCTTCTCGAAAGCCCTTGCTCCCTTCATGAAGGTCCTGGGGATGAAGCCGAATGCTTCCATGCCTTTCGTTACAGGTCTGACTCTCGGTTTGGCATATGGGGCAGGCGTAATGATCCAAGCCGCTAAAGAAGATAATGTATCGAAGAAGGATATGACGATTGCGTTCATCTTTTTAGTTGCCTGCCATGCTGTTGTAGAAGACACACTGATTTTTATTCCGCTGGGGATTCCGGTCTTGCCATTGTTGCTTATTCGGCTACTCACTGCCATTGTTTTAACGATGGCCGTTGCGTATATATGGAATCGGACTGACAGGGTACAGAGAAAGGAAGCTGTATATGAACAGTAA
- the lgt gene encoding prolipoprotein diacylglyceryl transferase: protein MEQGIQPLNPIAIDLGPIQVHWYGLIIGFGVLLGLIIALRESERRGLDKEIFTDMILFAVPIAIICARIYYVIFQWEYYSQNPGDIIKIWNGGIAIHGALIGSVLTAIVFAKVKKVSFWKLADIAAPSLLLGQAIGRWGNFMNQEAHGGEITRSFLENMHLPEFIINQMYINGTYYHPTFLYESIWNIAGVIILLILRKVNLRRGELFLTYVLWYSIGRFYIEGLRTDSLMLTESLRIAQVISIVLVVVAIALVVYRRVSGHANKRYLDA, encoded by the coding sequence ATGGAACAAGGAATACAGCCGCTGAATCCAATCGCGATAGATCTTGGTCCCATCCAGGTACATTGGTATGGACTTATTATCGGTTTCGGTGTGTTATTGGGTCTTATTATTGCTTTGAGGGAATCTGAGCGGAGAGGCCTAGATAAGGAAATATTTACTGATATGATTTTGTTTGCTGTCCCGATCGCAATCATTTGTGCCCGTATTTATTATGTGATCTTTCAATGGGAGTACTATTCACAAAACCCGGGGGATATCATAAAAATATGGAATGGCGGAATTGCCATACATGGTGCGTTGATTGGATCGGTGCTGACTGCCATCGTTTTTGCCAAGGTCAAGAAAGTGTCATTTTGGAAGCTCGCGGACATTGCTGCACCGAGCTTATTGTTGGGGCAGGCGATTGGCCGTTGGGGTAATTTCATGAATCAGGAAGCGCATGGGGGAGAAATAACAAGGTCATTCCTGGAAAATATGCATTTGCCTGAATTCATCATAAATCAAATGTACATAAACGGTACGTATTATCACCCGACCTTTTTGTATGAATCGATTTGGAACATCGCCGGTGTCATCATCCTCTTAATTTTACGGAAAGTGAACTTGCGCAGGGGGGAACTATTTTTAACCTATGTATTATGGTATTCCATCGGCCGTTTTTACATTGAAGGATTGCGGACGGATAGTTTGATGCTGACGGAGTCACTGCGTATCGCACAAGTGATCTCGATTGTGTTGGTAGTTGTAGCCATTGCTTTGGTGGTCTATAGAAGGGTCAGCGGGCATGCAAACAAACGGTATTTAGATGCATAG
- the hprK gene encoding HPr(Ser) kinase/phosphatase, translating to MAKVRTKDIVEAFGLELISGEEGINRPIVTSDLSRPGLEIAGFFDYYPADRVQLLGMTEMSFFNRLNEPERIQRMEELCRDFTPGIIITRGQEVPIELIEASERESVPVMRSNMKTTRLYSRLTNFLESRLAPTTAVHGVLVDIYGLGVLITGKSGVGKSETALELVKRGHRLVADDCVEIRQEDQDTLVGNAPDLIEHLLEIRGLGIINVMTLFGAGAVRSNKKISIVINLELWEKNKQYDRVGLDEEKMKIIDTEVTKITVPVRPGRNLAVIIEVAAMNYRLKRMGVNAAEQFSDRLNHAIADPEHDEF from the coding sequence ATGGCAAAAGTCCGTACAAAGGATATAGTAGAAGCGTTCGGTCTAGAACTTATCAGTGGGGAAGAAGGAATTAACCGACCAATAGTCACGAGTGATTTATCTCGTCCCGGACTTGAAATAGCCGGTTTTTTTGATTATTATCCCGCGGATCGAGTACAGCTTTTAGGTATGACGGAGATGTCCTTTTTTAATCGGTTGAATGAACCGGAGCGAATACAGAGGATGGAAGAGTTGTGCAGGGACTTTACTCCAGGCATCATCATTACGCGTGGTCAGGAAGTACCGATAGAATTGATCGAAGCTTCTGAGCGGGAATCCGTTCCTGTGATGAGATCTAATATGAAGACAACAAGGTTATACAGCCGTCTGACCAATTTCCTTGAAAGCAGGTTGGCACCAACTACTGCTGTTCATGGTGTATTGGTGGACATCTATGGGTTAGGGGTGTTGATCACCGGGAAAAGCGGAGTCGGTAAAAGTGAGACAGCCCTGGAGTTAGTGAAACGGGGGCATCGTCTCGTAGCCGATGACTGCGTCGAAATCAGGCAGGAAGACCAAGATACGCTAGTAGGGAATGCCCCGGATTTAATCGAACATCTTCTTGAAATAAGAGGATTGGGAATCATTAATGTAATGACGCTTTTTGGGGCTGGTGCAGTCCGGAGCAACAAAAAGATCTCAATCGTCATCAATCTGGAACTATGGGAAAAAAACAAGCAGTATGACCGGGTTGGTCTTGATGAGGAAAAAATGAAAATCATCGATACGGAAGTGACGAAAATTACCGTACCTGTCCGTCCAGGGCGAAATTTAGCTGTTATCATTGAAGTGGCAGCCATGAATTACCGCCTGAAACGAATGGGAGTAAATGCTGCAGAACAGTTTTCAGATCGCTTGAACCATGCCATTGCAGATCCGGAACATGATGAATTTTAA
- a CDS encoding DUF4097 family beta strand repeat-containing protein produces MQEERKKILEMIQDGKLSAEEAMGLLEELDKASQESEAKEQKLQNELSTVVVDKKSEGSTQDTFKKNIQSSKEKIMDFVESAFKKIKETDLDFNFGKSVEFSHIFQHDHDFLNEVDVDIANGKIKIAAWDHNDVRVECEAKVYRVEDIEEARKNFLEEVDFTIENGKLRFKVREKSIKVDTIMYIPRKEYEDIHVRMFNGAITTESLKSENLKAKTANGAIHIMQGTGDSCELETANGMITISDTNFNDLEAETLNGAINADGYFKKLDVQTFNGEIICTNSGMDCDSIHAKSVTGKVLLTLPPGKAIEGELKSNLGSFNVTLEGMTIIEEKSDVVQKVLKFKTVKEEVPVLHVFAETKTAAITVF; encoded by the coding sequence ATGCAGGAGGAAAGAAAGAAAATCTTAGAAATGATTCAGGATGGAAAGTTATCAGCGGAAGAAGCCATGGGCTTATTGGAAGAATTAGATAAAGCCAGTCAGGAAAGTGAAGCTAAAGAGCAAAAATTGCAAAATGAATTATCGACGGTTGTCGTGGATAAGAAAAGCGAGGGAAGCACCCAGGATACGTTTAAGAAGAATATCCAGTCATCGAAAGAAAAGATTATGGATTTCGTTGAAAGTGCTTTTAAGAAAATCAAAGAAACGGACCTTGATTTCAATTTTGGGAAATCTGTAGAGTTCAGTCATATTTTCCAGCATGATCATGATTTCCTGAATGAAGTTGATGTGGATATAGCAAATGGGAAAATAAAAATCGCCGCATGGGACCATAATGATGTCCGGGTAGAGTGTGAAGCTAAGGTATACCGTGTGGAAGATATAGAAGAAGCCAGGAAGAACTTCTTAGAAGAAGTCGATTTCACGATTGAAAATGGAAAATTGAGGTTCAAGGTTCGTGAAAAATCCATAAAGGTTGATACGATCATGTACATTCCAAGGAAGGAATATGAGGATATCCATGTAAGGATGTTCAATGGCGCTATCACGACTGAATCATTGAAATCAGAGAACCTTAAAGCGAAGACGGCGAATGGTGCCATTCATATCATGCAGGGTACGGGTGATTCGTGTGAGCTTGAAACAGCTAACGGGATGATCACCATTTCGGATACCAACTTTAATGACTTGGAAGCCGAGACCCTGAATGGAGCGATTAATGCCGATGGATACTTCAAGAAATTGGATGTCCAAACTTTCAATGGGGAAATCATCTGTACGAATTCAGGGATGGATTGCGATTCGATCCATGCTAAGTCAGTCACTGGAAAAGTCCTGCTGACCCTGCCACCAGGTAAGGCGATCGAAGGAGAGCTGAAATCCAATTTAGGAAGCTTTAATGTAACTTTGGAAGGGATGACCATCATCGAAGAGAAAAGTGATGTGGTTCAGAAGGTCCTTAAGTTTAAGACGGTTAAGGAAGAGGTTCCTGTGCTTCATGTTTTTGCAGAAACCAAGACTGCAGCGATAACGGTTTTCTGA
- the uvrA gene encoding excinuclease ABC subunit UvrA, whose amino-acid sequence MAMDKIVIKGARANNLKNIDITIPRDKLVVLTGLSGSGKSSLAFDTIYAEGQRRYVESLSAYARQFLGQVDKPDVDAIEGLSPAISIDQKTTSRNPRSTVGTVTEIYDYLRLLFARVGRPTCPIHNIEITSQTIEQMVDRILDYPERTKLQVLAPLVSGRKGTHAKVLEEVKKQGYVRIRVNGEMHDLSEEITLEKNKKHSIEVIIDRIVIKEGIMARLADSLESALQLGEGKVIIDVMGEEELLFSEHHACPYCGFSIEELEPRMFSFNSPFGACPDCDGLGARLEVDRDLVIPNNELSLRQHAIAPWEPTSSQYYPQLLEAVANHYGIDMDVPVKDLPQEKMDKVLLGSGKDKIYFRYKNDFGRVQEGYIPFEGVLRNIERRFKETSSDYIREQMQKYMSEHHCPACKGHRLKKESLSVLIQGVHISETTALSVEDALVFFDELDLTEKEAAIARLILREIRERLGFLANVGLEYLTLSRAAGTLSGGEAQRIRLATQIGSRLTGVLYILDEPSIGLHQRDNDRLIDTLKNMREIGNTLIVVEHDEDTMIAADYLIDVGPGAGAHGGEIVAAGTPEEVMNNPKSLTGQYLAGKKFIPLPLERRKNDGRVIEIKGAKENNLKNVNVKFPLGVFTAVTGVSGSGKSTLVNEILHKSLAQKLNRAKARPGDFREIKGIEHLDKVIDIDQSPIGRTPRSNPATYTGVFDDVRDVFASTNEAKIRGYKKGRFSFNVKGGRCEACRGDGIIKIEMHFLPDVYVPCEICHGKRYNRETLEVKYKGKNISDILDMTVEEGVGFFENIPKIKRKLQTIYDVGLGYIKLGQPATTLSGGEAQRVKLASELHRRSTGRSFYILDEPTTGLHVHDIARLLQVLQRLVDNGDTVLVIEHNLDVIKTADHIIDLGPEGGDKGGTIVTYGTPEKICEVSESYTGKYLKPVLTRDQIRMENWIEEKQTQHEHA is encoded by the coding sequence ATGGCAATGGATAAAATTGTGATAAAAGGCGCCAGGGCCAACAATTTAAAGAATATTGATATCACGATACCGAGAGACAAACTTGTTGTGCTGACCGGATTATCCGGATCTGGAAAGTCTTCCTTGGCTTTTGATACGATTTATGCAGAAGGGCAAAGACGTTATGTAGAATCACTGTCCGCTTATGCTCGTCAATTCTTAGGACAAGTGGATAAACCGGATGTCGATGCGATCGAAGGCTTGTCACCAGCCATTTCCATAGACCAGAAAACGACCAGTCGAAACCCTCGTTCAACCGTAGGGACTGTTACGGAGATCTATGATTATTTAAGGCTGTTATTTGCACGTGTCGGCAGACCGACCTGTCCGATCCATAATATTGAAATCACCTCACAAACGATTGAGCAAATGGTGGACCGCATTCTTGATTACCCTGAGCGAACCAAGCTTCAGGTATTGGCACCGCTTGTCTCAGGCAGAAAAGGGACACATGCAAAAGTTTTGGAGGAAGTTAAGAAACAAGGATATGTCCGCATTCGTGTGAATGGGGAAATGCATGATCTTAGTGAGGAGATCACTCTCGAAAAAAATAAAAAGCATTCAATCGAGGTCATCATAGACCGGATCGTCATTAAAGAGGGTATCATGGCACGGCTCGCAGATTCATTGGAAAGTGCTTTGCAGCTTGGCGAAGGCAAAGTCATCATTGACGTCATGGGCGAGGAAGAGCTGCTGTTCAGTGAACATCATGCTTGTCCATACTGCGGATTTTCGATTGAAGAGCTAGAGCCGAGAATGTTCTCTTTCAATAGCCCGTTTGGGGCATGCCCGGATTGTGATGGCTTGGGGGCGAGGCTTGAGGTGGACCGTGATCTGGTCATCCCGAATAATGAATTAAGCCTCCGTCAACATGCGATTGCGCCATGGGAACCGACGAGCTCCCAATATTATCCGCAGCTCCTTGAAGCGGTGGCCAACCATTATGGGATAGATATGGATGTGCCCGTTAAAGATTTACCGCAAGAGAAGATGGATAAGGTCTTGCTTGGTTCAGGTAAAGATAAGATATATTTCCGTTATAAAAATGATTTTGGAAGAGTGCAAGAAGGATATATTCCTTTTGAAGGAGTTTTAAGAAACATCGAAAGGCGCTTCAAGGAGACGAGTTCAGACTATATTCGTGAGCAAATGCAGAAATATATGTCGGAACATCACTGTCCGGCCTGTAAGGGTCACCGATTGAAAAAAGAGAGTCTTTCCGTGCTCATTCAAGGGGTCCATATAAGTGAAACGACAGCCTTATCAGTGGAAGATGCTTTAGTATTTTTCGATGAGCTTGATTTGACTGAAAAGGAAGCTGCAATTGCGAGATTGATTTTACGTGAAATTCGTGAGCGGCTCGGTTTCCTGGCTAATGTAGGTTTGGAATATTTGACGTTGAGCAGGGCAGCGGGAACATTATCAGGCGGTGAAGCACAGCGGATACGTTTGGCTACGCAGATCGGTTCCCGATTGACGGGAGTACTCTATATTTTGGATGAACCTTCAATAGGGCTGCACCAGAGGGATAACGATCGATTGATCGATACATTGAAGAATATGCGCGAAATCGGGAACACCCTGATTGTCGTCGAGCATGATGAAGATACGATGATTGCTGCGGATTATTTGATCGATGTCGGTCCTGGAGCAGGAGCACATGGAGGGGAAATAGTGGCCGCTGGTACTCCGGAAGAGGTCATGAATAATCCTAAATCCTTAACGGGCCAATATCTGGCAGGGAAGAAATTCATTCCATTGCCATTGGAACGCCGAAAAAATGATGGCCGTGTCATTGAGATAAAAGGTGCCAAGGAAAATAATTTGAAAAACGTTAATGTGAAATTCCCGCTAGGGGTCTTTACTGCCGTTACAGGAGTCTCTGGATCCGGGAAAAGTACATTAGTCAATGAAATCCTCCATAAATCGTTGGCTCAAAAGCTGAATCGGGCAAAAGCCAGACCAGGTGATTTCCGTGAGATCAAGGGAATTGAGCATTTAGATAAAGTCATTGATATCGACCAATCACCGATCGGCAGAACCCCACGATCGAATCCAGCTACCTATACGGGTGTATTCGATGATGTTCGTGACGTATTTGCCTCGACTAATGAAGCGAAGATCCGCGGTTATAAAAAAGGAAGGTTCAGTTTTAATGTGAAGGGCGGCCGCTGTGAAGCATGCCGTGGTGATGGCATTATCAAGATTGAAATGCATTTCCTTCCGGATGTCTATGTCCCATGTGAAATCTGTCATGGGAAACGTTATAACCGGGAAACTCTTGAAGTGAAATATAAAGGGAAAAACATTTCCGACATCCTCGATATGACAGTTGAGGAAGGTGTTGGTTTCTTTGAAAATATCCCGAAAATCAAACGGAAGCTACAAACGATTTATGATGTTGGATTGGGTTATATCAAGCTTGGACAGCCTGCTACCACTTTATCAGGCGGTGAAGCGCAAAGGGTGAAGCTTGCTTCTGAATTGCATCGCCGTTCCACTGGGCGCTCCTTTTATATCTTGGATGAACCAACTACCGGACTTCATGTCCACGATATAGCAAGGCTGCTACAGGTTCTGCAGCGGCTGGTTGACAATGGGGATACAGTTCTGGTGATCGAGCATAATCTGGATGTCATCAAGACGGCGGACCATATTATTGACCTGGGCCCGGAAGGCGGAGATAAGGGCGGAACGATCGTCACTTATGGAACACCTGAAAAAATATGTGAAGTTTCCGAATCGTATACGGGAAAATACTTAAAACCTGTACTTACCCGTGATCAAATTCGCATGGAAAATTGGATTGAAGAAAAACAAACCCAGCATGAACATGCATAA